DNA sequence from the Runella rosea genome:
TATGAAGATGAAGTTCCCGTATTTGCTCTACATGTTTAAGGTTAACAATGAAAGAGCGATGCACTCGAATAAATTCAGGGCGGTTTTCGAGGGCTTCACTTAATTTTCCCAAATTTTGTGTAAGCAGAATATCATTTTC
Encoded proteins:
- a CDS encoding LytTR family DNA-binding domain-containing protein — its product is MISKENDILLTQNLGKLSEALENRPEFIRVHRSFIVNLKHVEQIRELHLHIGSKQIPLSKSSKDELMSRLRKI